In the genome of Physeter macrocephalus isolate SW-GA unplaced genomic scaffold, ASM283717v5 random_693, whole genome shotgun sequence, one region contains:
- the REEP2 gene encoding receptor expression-enhancing protein 2 isoform X2, producing MVSWIISRLVVLIFGTLYPAYSSYKAVKTKNVKEYVKWMMYWIVFAFFTTAETLTDIVLSWFPFYFELKIAFVIWLLSPYTKGSSVLYRKFVHPTLSNKEKEIDEYITQARDKSYETMMRVGKRGLNLAANAAVTAAAKGVLSEKLRSFSMQDLTLIRDEDALPLQGPDGRLRPSPGSLLDTIEDLGDDPAVSLRSGTNQADPRTEISEDDTGDKAPKRAKSIKKVPKAEPLASKTLKTRPKKKISAGGDSA from the exons GCTCATCTTTGGCACCCTGTACCCAGCCTATTCTTCCTACAAGGCCGTGAAGACAAAAAACGTGAAGGAATAT GTGAAATGGATGATGTACTGGATCGTCTTTGCCTTCTTCACCACTGCCGAGACACTCACAGATATTGTGCTCTCCTG GTTTCCATTCTACTTTGAGCTCAAGATTGCCTTTGTGATATGGCTGCTGTCCCCTTACACCAAAGGCTCCAGCGTGCTCTACCGCAAGTTCGTGCACCCAACACTGTCCAACAAGGAGAAG GAGATCGACGAGTACATCACACAGGCCCGAGACAAGAGCTATGAGACCATGATGAGGGTGGGCAAGAGGGGTCTGAACCTGGCCGCTAATGCCGCAGTCACGGCTGCTGCCAAG GGGGTGCTGTCAGAGAAGCTCCGAAGCTTCAGCATGCAGGACCTGACCCTGATCCGAGACGAGGATGCGCTGCCCCTGCAGGGGCCCGACGGCCGCCTCAGACCCAGCCCTGGCAGCCTCCTGGACACCATTGAGGACTTAG GAGATGACCCTGCCGTGAGTTTAAGGTCAGGCACGAACCAGGCAGATCCCCGGACAGAGATCTCTGAGGATGACACGGGAGACAAGGCCCCTAAGAGGGCCAAATCCATCAAAAAAGTGCCCAAAGCTGAG CCACTGGCTTCCAAGACACTGAAGACCCGGCCCAAGAAGAAGATCTCCGCGGGGGGTGACTCTGCTTGA
- the REEP2 gene encoding receptor expression-enhancing protein 2 isoform X1 — protein sequence MVSWIISRLVVLIFGTLYPAYSSYKAVKTKNVKEYVKWMMYWIVFAFFTTAETLTDIVLSWFPFYFELKIAFVIWLLSPYTKGSSVLYRKFVHPTLSNKEKEIDEYITQARDKSYETMMRVGKRGLNLAANAAVTAAAKGQGVLSEKLRSFSMQDLTLIRDEDALPLQGPDGRLRPSPGSLLDTIEDLGDDPAVSLRSGTNQADPRTEISEDDTGDKAPKRAKSIKKVPKAEPLASKTLKTRPKKKISAGGDSA from the exons GCTCATCTTTGGCACCCTGTACCCAGCCTATTCTTCCTACAAGGCCGTGAAGACAAAAAACGTGAAGGAATAT GTGAAATGGATGATGTACTGGATCGTCTTTGCCTTCTTCACCACTGCCGAGACACTCACAGATATTGTGCTCTCCTG GTTTCCATTCTACTTTGAGCTCAAGATTGCCTTTGTGATATGGCTGCTGTCCCCTTACACCAAAGGCTCCAGCGTGCTCTACCGCAAGTTCGTGCACCCAACACTGTCCAACAAGGAGAAG GAGATCGACGAGTACATCACACAGGCCCGAGACAAGAGCTATGAGACCATGATGAGGGTGGGCAAGAGGGGTCTGAACCTGGCCGCTAATGCCGCAGTCACGGCTGCTGCCAAG GGCCAGGGGGTGCTGTCAGAGAAGCTCCGAAGCTTCAGCATGCAGGACCTGACCCTGATCCGAGACGAGGATGCGCTGCCCCTGCAGGGGCCCGACGGCCGCCTCAGACCCAGCCCTGGCAGCCTCCTGGACACCATTGAGGACTTAG GAGATGACCCTGCCGTGAGTTTAAGGTCAGGCACGAACCAGGCAGATCCCCGGACAGAGATCTCTGAGGATGACACGGGAGACAAGGCCCCTAAGAGGGCCAAATCCATCAAAAAAGTGCCCAAAGCTGAG CCACTGGCTTCCAAGACACTGAAGACCCGGCCCAAGAAGAAGATCTCCGCGGGGGGTGACTCTGCTTGA
- the EGR1 gene encoding early growth response protein 1 codes for MAAAKAEMQLMSPLQISDPFGSFPHSPTMDNYPKLEEMMLLSNGAPQFLGASGAPEGSGGNSSSSGGGGGGGGGSNSNSSGGAFNPQGEAGEQPYEHLTAESFPDITLNNEKVLVETSYPSQTTRLPPITYTGRFSLEPAPNSGNTLWPEPLFSLVSGLVSMTNPPATSSSASSPVASSSASQSPPLSCAVQSNDSSPIYSAAPTFPTPNTDIFPEPQGQAFPGSAGTALQYPPPAYPAAKGGFQVPMIPDYLFPQQQGDLGLGTPDQKPFQGLESRTQQPSLTPLSTIKAFATQSGSQDLKALNTTYQSQLIKPSRMRKYPNRPSKTPPHERPYACPVESCDRRFSRSDELTRHIRIHTGQKPFQCRICMRNFSRSDHLTTHIRTHTGEKPFACDICGRKFARSDERKRHTKIHLRQKDKKADKSVASAATSSLPSYPSPVATSYPSPVATSYPSPATTSYPSPVPTSYSSPGSSTYPSPVHSGFPSPSVATTYSSVPPSFPAQVSSFPSSAVTNSFSASTGLSDMTTTFSPRTIEIC; via the exons ATGGCGGCAGCCAAGGCCGAGATGCAGCTGATGTCCCCGCTGCAGATCTCCGACCCCTTTGGCTCCTTTCCTCATTCGCCCACCATGGACAACTACCCTAAGCTGGAGGAGATGATGCTGCTGAGCAATGGGGCTCCCCAGTTCCTCGGTGCCTCCGGGGCCCCGGAGGGCAGCGGTggtaacagcagcagcagcgggggcggtggaggtggagggggcggcagcaacagcaacagcagcggCGGCGCCTTCAACCCTCAGGGGGAGGCGGGCGAGCAGCCCTACGAGCACCTGACCGCAG aGTCTTTTCCTGACATCACTCTGAATAACGAGAAGGTTCTAGTGGAGACAAGTTACCCCAGCCAAACCACCCGGCTGCCCCCCATCACCTACACTGGCCGCTTCTCTCTGGAGCCTGCACCCAACAGTGGCAACACCTTATGGCCTGAGCCCCTCTTCAGCCTGGTCAGCGGCCTCGTTAGCATGACCAACCCCCCAGCCACCTCATCCTCAGCATCATCTCCAGtggcctcttcctctgcctcccagAGCCCACCCCTGAGCTGTGCGGTACAGTCCAATGACAGCAGCCCTATTTACTCAGCGGCACCCACCTTCCCCACACCTAACACCGACATCTTCCCTGAGCCACAAGGTCAGGCCTTTCCAGGCTCAGCAGGCACCGCGCTTCAGTACCCACCTCCTGCTTATCCTGCTGCCAAGGGTGGCTTCCAGGTCCCCATGATCCCTGACTATCTGTTTCCACAACAGCAGGGGGACCTGGGCCTGGGCACCCCAGACCAGAAACCCTTCCAGGGCCTGGAGAGCCGTACCCAGCAGCCTTCGCTCACTCCACTCTCTACCATCAAGGCCTTTGCCACACAGTCGGGCTCCCAGGACCTGAAGGCCCTCAACACCACCTACCAGTCCCAGCTCATCAAACCCAGCCGCATGCGCAAGTACCCCAACCGACCCAGCAAGACTCCCCCCCATGAACGCCCCTACGCCTGCCCCGTGGAGTCCTGTGACCGCCGCTTCTCGCGCTCAGACGAGCTCACCCGCCACATCCGCATCCACACCGGCCAGAAGCCCTTCCAGTGCCGCATCTGCATGCGCAACTTCAGCCGCAGCGACCACCTCACCACCCACATCCGCACCCACACAGGCGAGAAGCCATTCGCCTGTGACATCTGTGGGAGAAAGTTTGCCAGGAGTGATGAACGCAAGAGGCATACCAAAATCCACTTGCGGCAGAAGGACAAGAAAGCAGACAAAAGTGTGGCCTCTGCCGctacctcctctctcccttcctaccCATCCCCAGTGGCTACCTCCTACCCATCCCCAGTGGCTACCTCCTACCCATCCCCAGCCACCACCTCATACCCATCACCCGTGCCCACCTCCTACTCCTCCCCTGGCTCCTCGACCTACCCATCGCCTGTGCACAGTGGTTTCCCGTCACCCTCCGTGGCCACCACATACTCCTCCGTTCCTCCTTCTTTCCCCGCCCAGGTCAGCAGCTTCCCTTCCTCAGCTGTCACCAACTCCTTCAGCGCCTCCACAGGGCTTTCGGACATGACGACCACGTTTTCTCCCAGGacaattgaaatttgctaa